ctctgaaaagagccgtttgttttgaCACTGCGGTGACACAGGTTTACTTCTTCTTGGGTGCTGTCTTCTTTGTCTTCGTGGCAGTCTTCTTCTTAACAGGTGTTTTCTTTGCTGGCTTCTTTGTCGCTGCTTTCTTCGCTGGCTTTGCAGTCTTCTTTGGTGTGACTTTCTTAGCGGCTTTCTTTGTAGACTTCTTCTTCGTTGTCGTCTTCTTGACAGTCTTCTTTGTTGCTGCTGTCTTCTTTGCCTTTGCTGCCTCCTTCTTTGCCTTCAGCTTAGCTGCTTTCTTGACCTTCGCTGCCTCTCTTTTCTCCTTCTTCTTTTCGGCGGCTGCCTTCTTGCGTGCTGCTGCTTTAGCCTTAATCGCCTTTTCCTTTTCTGCGTCAGCTTTCTTGGTTCCCAGTTTGAAAGAACCACTGGCTCCCTGTCCTTTTACCTGGACCAGGCTGCCCTTGGTTACACAAGACTTCAAGGCTTTGTTGATGTGCGAGTTCAGCTTCTCAATGTCGCACTTGTAGTTTGCAGCGATGTATTTCTTGATGGCTGAAACAGAcgaccctttcttttctttcagagCACCGACGGCGGCGACGACCATGTCAGGACATGGTGGATGAGCACGGGGCTTAGCGACCTTCTTGGTTTTCTGAGCAGTAGCCATGGTTGACGATATGAGTATCTTGCACGTTTTCAACTAGTGAAACAACAGTAATAAAGTACACGCTGTTGCGATGCGACTTCTATATCATCATTGCGGACGTGCGTGAAATCGCCGGATTCGTGATCTCGTGCAGCgccattttggtgcatttccccAAGCTGTGCTTGATGTCAAGCCAAAAATGCAATTTCTACACAAATAAACCTTTCAGATTACTTTCAAATGACGGATACGTTTAGAGATAAATGTGCACAATCTTATTTTACACTTTGCGACTATGCATCGGTTTATTTTCGCTAATGACAGAACGGATTGGTCGTGCATGTATTAAAATAACACCTATGTGACCCAACATTTTCATGATGTTTGCCCTGTCAAACAAAACTGTTACATACTCCCTTCACCATAATAAAAAACACGAGTTTATTCAACCAGAGGAactttaaattgttttcaaatccaTGCGCTATGCTGCATTTAGAGTTCCCAAAGGAGATGGTATAAAACACAACATGTATCTCCCCATCATCCCATCCGACAACTATTCTAGTATGGAACTTTTGATTTTATAAGCACAACATTGACATGTGTGTACTTTCagaaatgtaataggcctagtataataAGTGATTTTTCAAATTCCATGCCGTCTTACCGCCATGTTCTACCATATTGCTATATTTATCTGTATTAttcgtttgtttatttgtttacttgatTTTCTATTTTCTATTTACT
Above is a genomic segment from Amphiura filiformis chromosome 10, Afil_fr2py, whole genome shotgun sequence containing:
- the LOC140162255 gene encoding uncharacterized protein — encoded protein: MATAQKTKKVAKPRAHPPCPDMVVAAVGALKEKKGSSVSAIKKYIAANYKCDIEKLNSHINKALKSCVTKGSLVQVKGQGASGSFKLGTKKADAEKEKAIKAKAAARKKAAAEKKKEKREAAKVKKAAKLKAKKEAAKAKKTAATKKTVKKTTTKKKSTKKAAKKVTPKKTAKPAKKAATKKPAKKTPVKKKTATKTKKTAPKKK